NNNNNNNNNNNNNNNNNNNNNNNNNNNNNNNNNNNNNNNNNNNNNNNNNNNNNNNNNNNNNNNNNNNNNNNNNNNNNNNNNNNNNNNNNNNNNNNNNNNNNNNNNNNNNNNNNNNNNNNNNNNNNNNNNNNNNNNNNNNNNNNNNNNNNNNNNNNNNNNNNNNNNNNNNNNNNNNNNNNNNNNNNNNNNNNNNNNNNNNNNNNNNNNNNNNNNNNNNNNNNNNNNNNNNNNNNNNNNNNNNNNNNNNNNNNNNNNNNNNNNNNNNNNNNNNNNNNNNNNNNNNNNNNNNNNNNNNNNNNNNNNNNNNNNNNNNNNNNNNNNNNNNNNNNNNNNNNNNNNNNNNNNNNNNNNNNNNNNNNNNNNNNNNNNNNNNNNNNNNNNNNNNNNNNNNNNNNNNNNNNNNNNNNNNNNNNNNNNNNNNNNNNNNNNNNNNNNNNNNNNNNNNNNNNNNNNNNNNNNNNNNNNNNNNNNNNNNNNNNNNNNNNNNNNNNNNNNNNNNNNNNNNNNNNNNNNNNNNNNNNNNNNNNNNNNNNNNNNNNNNNNNNNNNNNNNNNNNNNNNNNNNNNNNNNNNNNNNNNNNNNNNNNNNNNNNNNNNNNNNNNNNNNNNNNNNNNNNNNNNNNNNNNNNNNNNNNNNNNNNNNNNNNNNNNNNNNNNNNNNNNNNNNNNNNNNNNNNNNNNNNNNNNNNNNNNNNNNNNNNNNNNNNNNNNNNNNNNNNNNNNNNNNNNNNNNNNNNNNNNNNNNNNNNNNNNNNNNNNNNNNNNTTTTTTTGCAATTTCactaatattttattttttcttcttttaaatgtttttaaaaattcttattaaaacataaaCGTTAATGACacatacaaaaaataaaataatatataaacatatacacacacacaaaaacatatatatatatatatatatatatatatatatatatatatatatatttatttatttatttatatgcCACCGTTTTTGTTTCTTCTTTTAAAGAATCTGGTTTAGTAATGATTCTACTTTATccctttttataatattatatatttcatatatatataaatacacCTTAGATGACATATGATGctcatttaaaaaatgatatatcgttattaatttatttataaagacgtaataaaaatatttactATTCTTATAACATTTTTCATGTAACATATGTAACACACACCTAATAATTCtcttatataaattataatttgaaTAATTGGGAGACTCTCTATATGTTTGCTCTATTAACTTATGATGAACATGTATATGAAATAGTTCAATAGATGGCATTGTATCTTTCTTCCCTCTCATATTATAACTTTTAAACATATTTGTTAAGTTTGTTTTCTGATCATCATCATATTCTAATACCATCTTATTcttatcataatttttttttttttttttttttttNNNNNNNNNNNNNNNNNNNNNNNNNNNNNNNNNNNNNNNNNNNNNNNNNNNNNNNNNNNNNNNNNNNNNNNNNNNNNNNNNNNNNNNNNNNNNNNNNNNNGTCCTCTTCTGCttcttcatatataaagagataaaaatattcctTATGATATACATTcaaaaagatataatataagCCCCTAATCAAGTTTCTTATAATTTGTATTAAgtcatcatatatattcatatggCTAGTTTTCCTGATATTTTcgtttttattatttttttcctcttcattttttttaataaataaaaagcatcttattttaaatgaatataatttatgAAACACACTATACCAATAATTCCATATCTCATAGGTAtgcatattattattattattattattattatttaatatatttttttttttttttcctagtgttattatattatacgCATTCGTTAAAATGAATTCtttcaatattttcttttcattatctaataaaatattcttatGAAATATATCACAATAATCTATTCCTggataaaatatattagatacaacattttttataaataaacttatgcaaaataatatttctgACGTTTTATTGTAACTTTCTTTAAAACTATAACCtatcatatatttcttcttaatcaaattttctaaataatcatacattttattctttattttattaatatgaacaCTATTATGAGCAAGTAACAtcttttcatttctt
The window above is part of the Plasmodium reichenowi strain SY57 chromosome 7, whole genome shotgun sequence genome. Proteins encoded here:
- a CDS encoding putative membrane protein (conserved Plasmodium membrane protein, unknown function~part of same gene as PRSY57_0702100A~gap found within coding sequence), whose protein sequence is KKKKKKKNYDKNKMVLEYDDDQKTNLTNMFKSYNMRGKKDTMPSIELFHIHVHHKLIEQTYRESPNYSNYNLYKRIIRCVLHMLHEKCYKNSKYFYYVFINKLITIYHFLNEHHMSSKVYLYIYEIYNIIKRDKVESLLNQIL